The following are encoded in a window of Algiphilus aromaticivorans DG1253 genomic DNA:
- a CDS encoding DUF58 domain-containing protein, with protein sequence MIGPRALVEGWQDRFEAWLLRRVPRQPLPQRVGRRRVYIMPTPAGYAFAAMVFALWLGAMNYSNSMGFALAFLLAGIGLVAMHMTHANLLGIELRGCDAPPVHAGETARLRIDIGHTAGSTRAAIAAEWPRGTPGGGDSTDLPAHGSTSLRLSLDTEQRGRLLLPPISLRTRFPLGLFRAWTWIRPELALTVYPAPMATPLQPAPVQGQEGAHSDGRTGRDSFDTLRDYRRGDTRHDIHWKRLPKDGKPTVKQFHDTADKRLWLDWDAVMGDTEERLSRLCAQILAADTRGLSRGLRLPDQEFGIDSGSAHRHRCLRALAHFGTETQA encoded by the coding sequence ATGATTGGCCCGAGGGCGCTCGTAGAAGGCTGGCAGGATCGCTTCGAGGCTTGGCTGCTGAGACGAGTGCCACGCCAGCCCCTGCCCCAGCGCGTCGGCCGGCGGCGCGTCTACATCATGCCCACCCCCGCTGGCTACGCCTTCGCCGCCATGGTCTTCGCGCTGTGGCTGGGGGCGATGAATTACTCCAACAGCATGGGCTTCGCGCTCGCCTTTTTGCTGGCGGGCATCGGGTTGGTGGCCATGCACATGACGCACGCGAATCTGCTCGGCATCGAGTTGCGCGGCTGCGACGCACCGCCAGTGCACGCCGGCGAGACCGCCCGACTGCGCATCGACATCGGCCACACCGCAGGCAGCACGCGCGCCGCCATCGCTGCGGAATGGCCACGCGGTACGCCCGGCGGCGGTGACAGCACCGATTTGCCCGCTCACGGCAGCACCAGCCTTCGGCTGAGCCTCGACACCGAGCAGCGTGGCCGCCTGCTACTACCTCCGATCTCGCTGAGAACGCGCTTTCCACTCGGCCTGTTCCGCGCCTGGACCTGGATTCGCCCCGAGCTCGCGCTCACCGTCTACCCAGCGCCGATGGCGACACCGCTGCAGCCTGCGCCTGTGCAGGGCCAAGAGGGCGCACACAGCGACGGCCGCACGGGTCGCGACAGCTTCGACACGCTGCGCGACTACCGGCGCGGGGACACCCGGCACGATATCCACTGGAAGCGCCTTCCCAAGGACGGCAAACCGACCGTCAAGCAGTTCCACGACACCGCTGACAAGCGTCTGTGGCTGGACTGGGATGCCGTGATGGGCGACACCGAAGAGCGTCTGTCGCGGCTTTGCGCCCAAATTCTGGCCGCCGACACGCGCGGGCTGAGCCGGGGGCTGCGCCTACCCGACCAGGAGTTCGGCATCGATAGCGGCAGTGCACATCGCCACCGCTGCCTGCGCGCGCTGGCGCATTTCGGTACGGAGACTCAAGCGTGA
- a CDS encoding transglutaminase TgpA family protein, whose protein sequence is MSLNTESLDQRRLTRLLAAIALVLAPHALHLPPWLSLTVGALIAWRWGSARHGWPLPGRWLRTVLTLGAFAAVFVTYGRSSGQVAGTALLCLLIGLKLTELEDRRGATVLLLLLYFTLFTHFLRDQAIWTVAWMIAAVWLVTALLIDGQRQTPRPAREDLSMAGRVLLLALPVMLLLWILFPRIPGPLWGAPVNQGVGRTGIDERMAPGDIAELIQSDAVAFRVRFDDNAPAKPERYWRGPVLWYTDGREWRPQAAARARPRQGEPPAVDIAGPAFDYELTIEPHQLEYIFALDHAAPGTLPEKLSRNADGAVVAEQNIRNRSAYRLRSYPEARLGQTLDESARRRALQLPAEANPRTRALAERWRIQNPDPMQIAGRALERFRQEEFFYTLSPPPLGANSFDAFLFETQRGFCEHYAGSFATLMRAAGVPARVVLGYQGGSTAQVGDYLIVRQSDAHAWVEIWVRQRGWVRIDPTAAVAPNRVEQNLDSALAEAGESRAFSWQRSLEIGRWVTARWDFLNAQWNRWVLAYGPELQRALLSRVGLGDWQRMLLALTGLLALLMGAIALLVVRDALADHHTDPLQREWLRILARLGRSGLPAQPAEGPRDYVQRIRPQLPVSAQRALNDAADAYLRARYQAVTSAERDALASRVRDARHRLPPLVLRPAMAAAHRRFSARFASRGSVRRP, encoded by the coding sequence GTGAGCTTGAATACCGAAAGCCTCGACCAACGCCGCCTGACGCGCCTGCTTGCCGCCATCGCGCTGGTGCTGGCACCGCATGCCCTGCATCTGCCGCCCTGGCTCAGCCTGACGGTAGGCGCGCTGATCGCCTGGCGCTGGGGTAGCGCGCGTCACGGCTGGCCCCTGCCCGGCCGCTGGCTGCGTACCGTGCTCACGCTGGGCGCCTTCGCTGCCGTCTTCGTCACCTACGGCCGCAGTTCCGGGCAAGTGGCCGGCACGGCGCTGCTCTGCCTCCTCATCGGCCTCAAGCTCACTGAGCTGGAGGACCGCCGCGGCGCCACCGTCCTGCTGCTGCTGCTCTACTTCACGCTGTTCACGCATTTCTTGCGCGACCAAGCGATCTGGACGGTGGCGTGGATGATCGCTGCGGTCTGGCTGGTAACCGCCCTGCTCATCGACGGCCAGCGCCAGACACCACGCCCGGCGCGCGAAGACCTGAGCATGGCCGGCCGCGTGCTGTTGCTGGCGCTGCCGGTGATGCTGCTGCTGTGGATCCTGTTTCCACGCATCCCCGGCCCACTCTGGGGAGCGCCCGTCAACCAGGGCGTGGGACGCACCGGTATCGATGAGCGCATGGCACCGGGTGATATCGCGGAGCTCATCCAGTCCGACGCGGTCGCCTTCCGCGTCCGCTTCGACGACAACGCCCCGGCCAAGCCAGAGCGCTATTGGCGCGGCCCGGTGCTGTGGTACACCGACGGCCGCGAATGGCGGCCCCAGGCGGCAGCGCGCGCCCGCCCGCGACAAGGCGAGCCGCCCGCTGTCGACATCGCCGGGCCCGCCTTCGACTACGAGCTAACCATCGAGCCGCATCAGCTGGAGTACATCTTCGCGCTGGATCATGCCGCCCCCGGCACGCTGCCGGAAAAGCTGTCGCGCAACGCCGATGGAGCGGTGGTTGCCGAACAGAACATTCGCAACCGCAGCGCCTACCGACTGCGCAGCTACCCGGAGGCCCGGCTCGGCCAAACCCTCGACGAAAGCGCGCGGCGACGGGCATTGCAGCTACCTGCCGAGGCCAATCCGCGCACGCGGGCACTGGCCGAGCGCTGGCGCATTCAGAACCCCGACCCCATGCAGATTGCCGGCCGTGCTCTGGAACGCTTCCGGCAAGAAGAATTCTTCTACACGCTATCGCCGCCGCCACTCGGCGCGAACAGCTTTGACGCCTTTCTCTTCGAGACACAGCGTGGCTTCTGCGAGCACTACGCCGGCAGTTTCGCCACGCTGATGCGCGCCGCGGGTGTACCGGCGCGCGTCGTGCTCGGCTATCAAGGCGGCAGCACCGCGCAGGTCGGCGACTATCTGATCGTGCGCCAGTCCGACGCCCATGCCTGGGTGGAGATCTGGGTGCGCCAACGTGGCTGGGTGCGTATCGACCCCACCGCTGCAGTCGCCCCCAACCGCGTCGAACAGAACCTGGACAGCGCACTGGCCGAGGCCGGTGAGAGCCGCGCCTTCAGCTGGCAGCGCAGCCTGGAGATCGGCCGCTGGGTCACCGCGCGCTGGGACTTCCTGAACGCCCAGTGGAACCGCTGGGTGCTCGCCTACGGCCCCGAGCTTCAGCGCGCGCTGCTGTCGCGCGTCGGTCTGGGGGACTGGCAGCGGATGCTGCTGGCGCTTACCGGCCTGCTGGCCTTGCTGATGGGTGCCATCGCCCTGCTCGTCGTGCGCGATGCGCTGGCCGATCACCATACCGACCCACTGCAGCGCGAGTGGCTGCGCATCCTGGCGCGGCTGGGGCGTTCGGGGCTACCGGCGCAGCCCGCAGAAGGCCCGCGCGACTATGTGCAGCGCATCCGGCCGCAACTCCCGGTATCGGCGCAACGCGCGCTCAACGACGCCGCCGATGCCTATTTGCGCGCGCGGTATCAAGCGGTGACCTCGGCCGAGCGCGACGCACTGGCCAGCCGCGTACGCGATGCGCGCCACCGACTGCCGCCGCTGGTGCTGCGCCCGGCCATGGCTGCAGCGCACCGGCGTTTCAGCGCGCGCTTTGCGTCTCGGGGATCAGTTCGCAGGCCATGA
- the rimI gene encoding ribosomal protein S18-alanine N-acetyltransferase, translating into MALAADDETLAGEPARGRLLPMAEAHLDAVHAIERVSQPTPWSRGMFADCLRAGYSGWVLLESPPSVRSPQVDAFAISSLAMDEAHLLNVAVAPLARRRGWGGLLVRHVLRQAAAADARRVLLEVRASNQSAIALYADLGFAVLARRRDYYPQAGGGREDALVMACELIPETQSAR; encoded by the coding sequence ATGGCGCTGGCGGCTGACGACGAGACGCTTGCGGGCGAACCGGCCCGCGGTCGCCTCTTGCCTATGGCAGAGGCGCATCTCGACGCCGTGCATGCCATCGAGCGAGTCAGTCAGCCGACCCCCTGGAGCCGCGGTATGTTTGCGGACTGCCTGCGCGCCGGCTACAGCGGCTGGGTGCTGCTAGAGTCGCCGCCGTCTGTGCGAAGCCCGCAGGTCGACGCCTTTGCCATCAGCTCCTTGGCGATGGATGAGGCGCACCTACTGAATGTTGCCGTGGCACCGCTGGCCCGGCGCCGCGGCTGGGGTGGGCTGCTCGTGCGCCATGTGCTGCGCCAGGCGGCGGCGGCGGATGCGCGGCGCGTGCTGCTGGAGGTGCGCGCCTCCAACCAGTCCGCAATCGCCCTCTACGCCGATCTGGGCTTCGCTGTCCTGGCTCGGCGTCGCGACTACTATCCGCAAGCGGGCGGCGGGCGCGAGGATGCGCTCGTCATGGCCTGCGAACTGATCCCCGAGACGCAAAGCGCGCGCTGA
- a CDS encoding uracil-DNA glycosylase, translated as MPAAPEPEPVPQLDSLEEARRCVAECQRCALAGTRTQTVFGVGAEAAPLMIVGEGPGAEEDRRGEPFVGRAGQLLDAMLAAIGHSRGDNTYIANVVKCRPPNNRDPQPQEVAACRPFLDTQIRLIQPKLILAVGRVAAQRLLDTAEPLARLRGKLHHYGEEEVPVWVSYHPAYLLRSPHEKAKAWQDLKRVHALLAEDGAGG; from the coding sequence GTGCCAGCGGCTCCCGAGCCGGAACCCGTGCCGCAGCTCGATAGCCTGGAGGAAGCCCGGCGCTGTGTGGCCGAATGCCAGCGCTGCGCGCTGGCCGGCACGCGCACGCAGACGGTCTTCGGTGTGGGCGCGGAGGCGGCGCCGCTGATGATTGTGGGCGAAGGCCCCGGCGCCGAGGAGGATCGCCGTGGCGAGCCCTTCGTCGGTCGTGCCGGGCAGTTGCTGGACGCGATGCTGGCGGCCATCGGCCACAGTCGCGGCGACAACACCTACATCGCCAACGTCGTGAAATGCCGGCCGCCCAACAATCGCGATCCGCAGCCGCAGGAAGTGGCGGCCTGCCGGCCTTTCCTCGACACCCAGATCCGCCTGATCCAGCCCAAGCTCATCCTGGCCGTGGGTCGTGTCGCGGCGCAGCGGCTGCTCGATACCGCCGAGCCATTGGCGCGGTTGCGCGGCAAGTTGCATCACTACGGTGAGGAAGAGGTCCCGGTGTGGGTTAGCTATCACCCGGCCTATCTGCTGCGTTCGCCACACGAGAAGGCCAAGGCTTGGCAGGATCTCAAGCGCGTGCATGCCCTGTTGGCAGAAGATGGCGCTGGCGGCTGA